From the genome of Streptomyces ficellus:
ACCTCATCGCGTTCCACAAGGAAAAGGGCGCGATGGTGACGGTCTGCCTCACCCGGGTTCCGAACCCGCTGGAATTCGGCATCACGATCGTGGACGAGGAAGGCAAGGTGGAGCGCTTCCTGGAGAAGCCCACCTGGGGCCAGGTGTTCTCCGACACGGTCAACACGGGTATTTACGTCATGGAGCCCGAGGTCTTCGACTACGTCGCGGCGGACGTTCCCGTCGACTGGTCCGGAGACGTCTTCCCGCAGCTGATGAAGGAAGGCAAGCCGATCTACGGCTATGTCGCCGAGGGCTACTGGGAGGACGTCGGCACACACGAGAGCTACGTCAAGGCGCAGGCCGACGTCCTCGAGGGAAAGGTCGACGTCGAACTCGACGGATTCGAGATCTCCCCGGGCGTCTGGGTCGCCGAGGGCGCGGAGGTGCACCCCGACGCCGTCCTGCGCGGGCCGCTGTACATCGGTGACTATGCCAAGGTCGAGGCGGGCGTCGAGATCCGCGAGCACACGGTCGTCGGATCGAACGTGGTGGTGAAGAGCGGCGCTTTCCTGCACAAGGCGGTTGTTCACGACAACGTCTACATCGGGCAGCACAGCAACCTCCGTGGCTGCGTCATCGGCAAGAACACCGACGTCATGCGGGCCGCCCGGATCGAGGAAGGCGCCGTCATCGGCGACGAGTGCCTCGTCGGTGAGGAAGCGATCGTCCAGGGCAATGTGCGGGTCTACCCGTTCAAGACGATCGAGGCGGGCGCCTTCGTCAATACGTCGGTGATCTGGGAGTCCCGCGGGCAGGCGCACCTCTTCGGCGCCCGCGGTGTTTCCGGAATTCTGAACGTCGAGATCACACCGGAACTCGCGGTGCGACTCGCCGGCGCGTACGCGACGACACTGAAGAAGGGGGCCACGGTCACCACGGCACGTGACCACTCCCGAGGTGCTCGCGCGCTGAAGCGGGCGGTGATCTCCGCGCTGCAGGCCAGCGCCATCGACGTACGCGACCTGGAGAACGTGCCGCTGCCCGTGGCGCGACAGCAGACGGCCCGTGGAAGCGCCGGCGGCATCATGATCCGGACGACGCCCGGTGTTCCCGACTCGGTCGACATCATGTTCTTCGACGAGCGGGGCGCCGACCTCTCCCAGGCGGGGCAGCGGAAGCTGGACCGGGTGTTCGCACGCCAGGAGTACCGGCGGGCGTTCCCGGGCGAGATCGGCGACCTGAGCTTCCCGTCCAGCGTCTTCGACTCGTACACCGGGTCCCTGCTGCGGAGTGTCGACACGACCGGTGTCGCCGACGCGGGCCTCAAGGTCGTCGTCGACGCGTCCAACGGCAGCGCCGGGCTCGTCCTGCCCAGCCTGTTGGGACGCCTCGGGGTGGACTCGCTGACGATCAACCCGGGTCTGGACGAGTCGCGGCCCACCGAGTCGGCCGAGTCCCGCCGGGCGGGTCTGGTGCGGCTCGGGGAGATAGTGGCGTCGGCCCGTGCCGCGTTCGGCGTGCGGTTCGACACGGTCGGCGAGCGGCTGTCGCTCGTCGACGAGCGCGGCAGGATCATCGAGGACGACCGGGCGCTGCTCGTGCTGCTCGACCTGGTGGCCGCCGAGCGGCGCAGCGGTCGGGTGGCCCTGCCGGTGACGACCACGCGGATCGCCGAGCAGGTCGCGGCGTACCACGGCACACAGGTGGACTGGACGACGACCTCTCCGGACGACCTGACCAGGGTCGGCCGTGAGGAGTCGACGATCTTCGGTGGCGACGGCCGCGGTGGCTTCATCGTCCCCGAGTTCAGCAGCGTCTTCGACGGTACGGCGGCGTTCGTGCGGCTGATCGGGCTCGTGGCGCGTACGCAGCTCACGCTCAGCCAGATCGATGCGCGCATCCCGCGGGCGCACGTGCTGAAGCGGGACCTGGCGACGCCGTGGGCCGTGAAGGGTCTGGTCATGCGGCGGGTCGTGGAGGCGGCCGGGGACCGGCACGTGGACACGACCGACGGCGTCCGGGTCGTCGAGGCCGACGGCCGCTGGGTGATGGTGCTGCCCGACCCCGCGGAGGCGGTGACGCACCTGTGGGCCGAGGGCCCGGACGACGCGTCCGCGCAGGCCCTGCTGGACGAGTGGGCGGCCGTGGTGGACAGCGCGGGCCGCTGAGGTCAGGCACGGCCGGCTGAGCGGTGAGCCGGGAGGCGCGGTTCCAGGGCGCCTCCCGGCTCACCGGTGGGGCCATTCGGCGGTAGCCGCTGCGACGTGCGACGATGTGCGGCATGTCGCAGCAGCCCCCCATTCGGAGCACCGGCTCCCCGCCACCGCGTCCCGATGCGTCCATGTCGCTGCTGACCAATGTGATGGACCACGCGCTCGACGACGGCTACGCGGAGGCGTCGGCCCGCAGGGACGCGGAGGGCGGCGGTCTGCCCCGTACGCTCCGCGCCAAACTGGGACTGGCGGCCGGACTCGTACTGGCCGCGTTCGTGGTCACGCTCGGCGCCGCGCAGGCGCAGATATCGGCTCCGGTGGTTGCCAAGGAGCGCGAGGAGCTCATCGACCGCATCCAGTCGGAGACCTCGGGGGCGGACCGCCTGGAGAAGGAGATCGAGGCGCTGCGCACCGAGGTGGGGGAGCGGCAGCGCAAGGCACTGGAGCAGCACGGCGGGGACCAGGGACAGCTCGTCGCGCTCCTGTCGGGGGCGACGCCGGTCCGTGGCCCGGGCGTCAGGCTGGTCGTCGACGACGCCAAGGACACCGACGCGGGCGGCGGCGGGCCGCGGGAGAGCGACGGTTTCGCCGATACGGGCCGTGTCCGCGACCGTGACATGCAGCGCGTCGTCAACGGGCTCTGGCAGGCGGGCGCGGAAGCCATCGCCATCAATGGTCAGCGCCTGACCGCCCTGTCGGCGATCCGCGCGGCGGGCGACGCCATACTGGTCGACAACAAACCGCTGGTGCCGCCCTACACGGTGCTGGCGGTGGGGGACGGAAAGAAGCTGAGTACGACGTTCCAGGACAGCGCGGACGGGCAGTACCTGCACGTGCTCCAGGAGAACTTCGGTATCCGCACCAGCATTTCGGACCAGGGCGAGGTGCGTCTGCCGGCGGCGCCGAGCCTGATCGTACGTACAGCACAGCCGGGCCATGCCGGAGCCGGAGCGGGTGACGGGCAGGGCACGGCCGACACAGGGAAGGGCACATCTTGATCGCCGTACTGGGCCTCGTCGTGGGAGTCGTGGTCGGACTGTTCATCCGGCCCGAGGTACCGGCGGTGGTCGAGCCCTACCTGCCGATCGCCGTCGTGGCCGCCCTGGACGCGGTCTTCGGCGGTCTGCGGGCCATGCTCGACGGGATCTTCGTCGACAAGGTCTTCGTCGTCTCGTTCCTGTCGAACGTCGTCGTCGCCGCCCTGATCGTGTTCCTCGGGGACAAGCTGGGCGTCGGCGCGCAGCTGTCGACCGGCGTGGTCGTGGTGCTGGGCATCCGGATCTTCTCCAACGCCGCCGCCATCCGGCGGCACGTGTTCCGGGCGTGAGGCCGATGAGCAACGAAGAGACACCGAACCCGAACCCGAAGCCGAACCCCCACAGCGACCCCGAGCCGGCCCCGATGCCGCGCCCGGCCCCGAGCCCGGAAGCGGACCCGGGGACGGAGAGCGGGCGGGGGCAGCCGACCGGACGGCAGCGGCTGATGGCGGGCCTGTGGCCGCCGCGCGTGACGAGGGCACAACTCATCGTGGCCGTGCTGCTGTTCGGACTGGGGCTGGGCCTGGCCATCCAGGTCCGCTCCACCAGCGACACCGGTGCCCTGCGCGGTGCGCGCCAGGAGGACCTGGTGCGCATCCTCGACGAGCTCGACGACCGCACGCAGCGCCTGGAGGACGAGAAGGCGCTCCTCGAGGACCAGCGCACGGAGCTGGAGAACAGCTCCGACCAGGCCGAGGAGGCCCGTAAGCAGACGCTCGAAAAGGAGCGGCAGCTCGGGATCCTGGCCGGTACGGTGGCGGCCCAGGGGCCCGGGATCACGCTGACCATCGACGACGGCGCCGGAGCGGTGGAGTCGGACATGCTGCTGGACGCGATCCAGGAGCTGCGGGCGGCGGGGGCGGAAGCCATCCAGGTCAACGGCGTGCGGGTCGTCGCCGACTCGTACTTCTCCGGTGACGCCGGTGACATCGAGGTGGACGGCAAGAAAATCAAGGCGCCGTACCGTTTCAAGGTCATCGGGAAGCCGCAGGACCTCGAGCCGGCGCTGAACATCCCGGGAGGCGTCGTGCAGACGCTGGAGAAGGAGCAGGCCACGGCCGCGGTCACCCGGTCGCAGAAGATCGTCGTTGACGCCTTGCGACCGCCGGAGCGGCCTGACTACGCTCGGTCGTCATCGCAGTGAATCGGGGGTACATGGGGGTCAGGGGGCGAAGGTCCGTCATCGGAGGCGGGCCGGGTCGGGGAACGGCGTCCGGGGCACGCGGTGGACCGGCGGGAACCGGAAGACCGGTGCCAGGGCGCGAGGTTGCGGGGGGTCGGCGCATCACATACGTGGCGCGTGATGGAAACTGTCCGGAGGATACGGACGTTGTCATGATGTCCGGGTCGGCAGGTGTGTTCATTCAGGGTTCGTCCTGCCCCACGGGCGGGTCTGTTTCGTTCAAGGGGAATCGCCCGTGAAGTTGTTTGCGAAGTTGTTCGGCAGGAGCGCACGCGAGGAGGGCGGAAACGCCCGTCACCGCGCTCCGCGCCATGGCCAGAGCGAGGAGCAGGGTGGCGAGCGCCCGCTCTTCCGCGACGAGGTTGCGGGTCCGGGTGGTGACATTCCGGGGGGCCAGGGCGCGTCTGTTGACCCTGCCGGTTCCGGCCGCATAGGTTTCGGGGAACCATCAACCTCGAGTACGGGTGGAGGGTTTGCGCCCGACCCGTACGCGACGAGCGCCCACGCGGGGCAGCCGCGGCAGGAGGACTCCATGCCGGTGTGTACGAGGTGCGGGCACCGCAACGCCGAGTCGAGCCGGTTCTGCTCCAACTGCGGGGCACCGCTGCGAGGCGGGGTCCCGGCGGAGCGCGCGTCCGAGACGACGTCGACGATCTCGATCTCCGGCCTGGAGGCGTACGACTCCGAGGTCACCGGTCAGACGCAGCTGCCGTCGCTGTCGCCGGAGGCGCAGGCCGCCGTGGAGGCGCTGCCGCTCGGTTCGGCGCTCCTGGTGGTGCGGCGGGGCCCGAACTCGGGCAGCCGCTTCCTGCTGGACGGTGACCTGACCACGGCCGGACGGCACCCGCAGAGCGACATCTTCCTGGACGACGTGACCGTGTCACGGCGCCACGTGGAGTTCCGCAGGTCGCCCGACGGCAGCTTCACCGTCTCGGACGTCGGCAGCCTCAACGGCACCTACGTCAACCGTGAGCGGATCGACTCGGTTCCGCTGGCGAACGGTGACGAGGTGCAGATCGGCAAGTACCGGCTGGTCTTCTACGCGAGCCAGCGAGGCGTGTGACCCGGCAGGGGAGGCCCATGCTGCGAACCACGACGGGCGGTGCCGGCAACGGCACCGCCGGCGCGGCCGATCAGCTGGTGAGCATCGGCACGGTGCTCAACCAGCTGCGGGAAGAGTTTCCCGAAGTCACCATCTCGAAGATCAGGTTCCTGGAGGCCGAGGGGCTCGTCGAGCCACAGCGGACGGCTTCCGGATACCGGAAGTTCAGTGCGCGGGACGTGGAACGGCTCGGACGCATCCTGCGGATGCAGCGGGACCACTACCTGCCCCTGAAGGTGATCAGGGAGCACCTGGACGCCGTGGAGCGGGGCGAACAGGTGGAGCTGCCCGCCGCTCCCGGGCCGCAGCGCGAGCCCCTGGACGGCGAGCCGTGGCAGGCCGACGGGCAGGACCGCCCGACGGCCGCCCGCGTCGGCCGGGCGGAGCTCCTGGCGGCCTCGGGCGCCGGGGAGGAGGAACTCGCCGAGTGGGAGTCGTACGGCCTCGTCGTCCAGGGCGTGGACGGCGGTTACGACGCCGAGGCGGTGACCGTCGCGAAGCTCGTCGCCGATCTCGGGAGGTACGGGCTGGAACCGCGCCACCTGCGGGCGGTGAAAGCCGCCGCCGAGCGTGAGGCGGGCCTGGTCGAACAGGTGGTCGCACCCCTGCGCAGGCATCGTAATCCGCAGACCAGAGCCCATGCCGAGGCCACCGCCAAGGAGCTCGCGGCGCTGTCCGTACGGCTGCACGCGGCCCTCGTGCAGACCGCCCTCGGCGTCCGCTTGCACTGATCTTGACAGAGCCCGACTATCCAAACCGGTCCGGCACGTCCTAGGGTTGCAATGTGAACGAGCTCGATGTTGTCGGTGTCCGGGTGGAAATGCCGTCCAACCAGCCGATCGTGCTCCTGCGTGAAGTGGGAGGCGACCGGTACCTCCCGATCTGGATCGGTCCGGGGGAAGCGACGGCGATCGCCTTCGCGCAGCAGGGCATGGCCCCTGCCCGGCCGCTCACGCACGACCTCTTCAAGGACGTGCTCGAAGCCGTGGGCCAGGAGCTGACCGAGGTCCGGATCACGGACCTGCGGGAAGGTGTCTTCTACGCGGAGCTGGTCTTCGCGAGCGGGGTCGAGGTGAGCGCGCGGCCCTCCGACGCCATAGCGCTGGCCCTGCGCACCGGTACTCCCATCTACGGGAGCGACGGCGTGCTCGACGACGCCGGAATCGCCATCCCGGACGAGCAGGAGGACGAGGTGGAGAAGTTCCGCGAGTTCCTCGACCAGATCTCGCCCGAGGACTTCGGCACCAGCAGCCAGTAGGGAGGGCGGGCAAGCGGCCTGCACCAACCTTGGAGTCGGCTTTGAGCCCATTCGGGCACCCTTTCCCCGTTTCGGGATACGGGAAACCACTCTCAGGGTGATTATCACTCGGCGTGCCGAGTGTGGCGATCGTTGACGCACCCCTGGCGACTGCCTACCGTCGAGATGGCAGGTCAAGGACGGAGGGTCGGCGTGATGAGCAGCGGCGACGGTGCGACTGGGGGCCTCCCCGGACGAAGTCTGGGGAAGAGCGGGCCGTATCCGCTTCACGGGAGTGCGGCCGAGCGACTCCCGGCGGGGGCGGTCGGCGCGGTCGGTGCTGACGCCGACGCGGTGCCGGGCCGGCCGGCCGATCCGGCGGACCCCGCGACGGAGACGATCGGCTACCGGGGGCCCACCGCCTGTGCGGCGGCGGGCATCACGTACCGCCAGCTGGACTACTGGGCGCGGACCGGGCTGGTCGAGCCGAGTGTCCGGCCCGCCTACGGGTCCGGCACGCAGCGGCTGTACAGCTTTCGGGACGTGGTGGTCCTCAAGATCGTCAAACGGTTCCTGGACACCGGTGTCGCGCTGCAGAACATCCGCACGGCCGTCCAGCACCTGCGCGCGCGGGGCTTCCGGGACCTGGAGCGGATGACGCTCATGAGTGACGGGGCGACGGTCTACGAGTGCTCGTCGCCCGACGAGGTCGTCGACCTGTTGCAGGGCGGCCAGGGGGTCTTCGGGATCGCCGTGGGCGTGGTGTGGCGGGACGTCGAGGCGGCGCTCTCGCAGCTGCACGGGGAGCGCATCGACACGGGTGAGACGCTGGTGGGGCACAACCCGTCGGACGAGCTGGCGCGCAGGAGGCGTGACCGGGCTGTCTGAGTCGGTCCGTACGTGTGTGCGGGGCGATTGTCAGTGGTGTACGGCAGCATCGACGGTGTGAGAACCGCGCCGACGATCCTGCATCTGGACATGGATGCCTTCTTCGCCGCCGCCGAGCAGGCGGCGAAGCCGAGCCTGCGCGGGAAACCGGTGGTCGTGGGCGGCCTCGGGCCGCGCGGGGTCGTGGCCACCGCGTCGTACGAGGCCAGGCGGTTCGGGGTGCACTCGGCGATGCCGATGGCGCAGGCGCGCCGGCTGGCGCCCAACGCCGCGTACCTGGTGCCGCGTTTCTCCCTCTACCGGGCGGTCAGCGACCAGGTCATGGAGCTGCTGCGGGGGCTGTCGCCGCTCGTCGAGCCGTTGAGCCTCGACGAGGCGTTCGTGGACCTCGAGGCGGGGGGCTCGGCGCATGACGCGGCGACCGCGCGGGAGGCCGGTGAGCGGCTGCGCAGGGACATCAGGGCGGTCACGGGACTGACGGGGTCGGTGGGCCTGGCCGGGTCGAAGATGATCGCGAAGATCGCGTCCGAGGAGGCCAAGCCCGACGGCCTGGTGCTGATCGAGCCGGGCACGGAGCGGGACCTGCTGGACCCCAAGTCGGTGCGCATCCTGCCGGGTGTGGGGCCCGCCACCGGAGAGCATCTGCGGCGGGCCGGCATGACGACGGTGGCGGACCTGGCGGCGGCGGGCGAGGACGAGCTGGTACGGCTGCTGGGCAAGGCGCACGGGGAGTCGCTGTACCGGATGGCGCTCGGGTACGACGACCGGCCGGTGGTGGCCGAGCGGGACGCCAAGTCCGTGTCGGTGGAGGACACCTTCGACGTCGACCTGCACGACCGGGTGCGGGTGCGCACGGAGGTGGAGCGGCTGGCCGAGCGGTGCGTGCGGCGCTTGCGCGCAGCGGGGCGCTCGGGGCGGACGGTGGTGCTCAAGGTGCGGAGGTACGACTTCTCGACGCTGACCCGGTCCGAGACCCTGCGCGGTCCGACGGACGACCCGGTGGTGGTGCGGGAGGCGGCGGCACGGCTGCTGGAGTCGGTGGACACCACCGGTGGCGTCCGCCTGCTGGGTGTGGGCGTCACGGGGCTCGCGGACTTCACGCAGGAGGACCTGTTCGCCCAGGCCGCCGCGGAGCGGGCGGAGGCGGAGCAGGCCGAGGCGGAGCGGGGTGCGCCGGCAGGAGTGGCCGCCGGGGCCGACCCGGCAGGGGCGGGTCCGGGTGGGGCGGGCGCGCCGGTGGGGCCGGAGGCGGTTGCGGGGGACGCGGTGGACGCGGCTGAGGGGGGCCGCGTGGCCGGTGCCGCGGTAGGAACCGGCGGCGCGCAGGAGCCGAGTGCCGTCGCGGGTGACGGGGAAGCGCGGACGTGGATGGCCGGCCAGGACGTGCGGCACGCGGAGTACGGGCCGGGGTGGGTGCAGGGCAGCGGCCTGGGGCGGGTCACCGTCCGGTTCGAGGAGCCCGGGTCGTCGCAGCCCGGGCGGGTGCGGACGTTCAGGGCCGGTGATCCGGACCTGGAGCCGTCCGACCCGCTGCCCCTCGTGCCGGGTCAGTCCTCCTGGCCGGCGAGCCTGCCGAAGTCACGGTCCGAGGAGGGAGGCGGGGGGAGCGCGAGCCCGTAGTGGTGGTAGAGCTGGAGCTCCTGCTCGGGGGACAGGTGGCGGCCGACCCCGAAGTCGGGGGCGTCCTTGATCAGGGCCCGTTCGTACGGGACGTGGAGGCCGTCGTCCGCGAGGTCGCTGGGCTCCAGCGGGACGAAGGCGTCGCGGCTGAAGAGGCCCGTGCGCACCGCGGCCCACTCCGGGACGCCGGTCGCGTCGTCCAGGTACACCTCGTCGATGGTGCCGATCTTGTGGCCGTTGCGGTCGAAGGCTTTGCGGCCGATCAGGCTGCGCGGATCGATGTCGGTCTGCACGGTCCCTCCAACTGGTCGCAACCGCTCTGTCAACACTACGAAAGTGCACATCGGTGACGTCGGCCACTCGAGGGATGGGGCGGGGACCTCGCTGGTAGGCTGGCAAATGGCCGCTGACCCCGTGCGGGAGAGTCCTCCGGAGAAACCTTTCGGAGGCGCCGAAGGAGCAAATCCTCCCCGGAATCTCTCAGGCACCCGGTACCGCACGGACGAGGTCACTCTGGAAAGCAGGGCGGGCGTCGGACGGCATCCGCTCTCACCGACGGTGAAAGCCGGCCCGCCCCTCGGGGAGGTCCGGTGAAGCTCTCAGGTTGAGATGACAGAGGGGGAGGCCGTCCGGGCACCCGCGCCGTGGTGCCCCTCGCAGGTCGTATCGACCAGGAGGCCCCCGCCATGACCGCCAACCGCATTCCGCTCTCCGTACTCGAACAGGGCATCCCGTTCGAGCAGCGGCACATCGGGCCCGACGAGGAGGCCCGCGCCAAGATGCTGGCGCAGGTCGGCTACGGTTCGCTCGACGAGCTCACGGCTGCCGCGGTGCCGGATGTGATCAAGAGCGCCGAGGCCCTCGGGCTGCCCGGCGCGCGCACCGAGGCCGAGGTCCTCGCCGAACTGCGCTCCCTCGCCGACCGCAACCAGGTGCTGGCCCCGATGATCGGCCTCGGCTACCACGGCACGTTCACGCCGCCGGTCATCCTGCGCAACGTCATGGAGAACCCCGCCTGGTACACCGCGTACACGCCGTACCAGCCGGAGATCTCGCAGGGCCGCCTGGAGGCGCTGCTCAACTTCCAGACCATGGTCGCCGACCTCACCGGGCTGCCGACCTCCGGCGCCTCGCTGCTGGACGAGGGCACCGCCGCCGCCGAGGCCATGTCGCTGGCCCGCCGCGTCGGCAAGGTCAAGAAGGGCGTCTTCCTGATCGACGCCGACGCCCTGCCCCAGACCATCGCCGTCATCGAGACCCGCGCCGAGCCGACCGGTGTCGAGGTCGTCGTCGCCGACCTGAGCGACGGCATCCCCGCCGAGATCGCCGAGCGCGGCGTCTTCGGTGTGCTGCTCCAGTACCCCGGTGCCTCCGGTGCCGTACGCGACATCAAGCCGGTCATCGACCAGGCCCACGAGCTGGGCGCCATCGTGACCGTCTCCGCCGACCTGCTGGCGCTGACCCTCCTCACCTCGCCGGGCGAGCTGGGCGCCGACATCGCGGTCGGCACCACCCAGCGCTTCGGCGTCCCCATGGGCTTCGGCGGTCCGCACGCCGGCTACATGGCCGTCCGCGACACGTTCGCCCGCAGCCTTCCGGGCCGGCTCGTCGGCGTCTCCGTCGACGCCGACGGCAACAAGGCGTACCGCCTGGCGCTCCAGACGCGTGAGCAGCACATCCGCCGGGAGAAGGCCACCAGCAACATCTGCACCGCACAGGTGCTGCTCGCCGTCATGGCCGGCATGTACGCCGTCTACCACGGCCCCGACGGACTCCAGCAGATCGCCCAGCGCGTCCACCGCTACGCCGTCGTGCTCGCCGACGGGCTCCGCGCGGGCGGCGTGGACGTCGTCCACGACACCTTCTTCGACACCGTCACCGTCCGCGTACCCGGCCGGGCCGCCGAGGCCGTCGCCGCCGCCCGCGAGAACGGGGTCAACCTCCGTCTCGTCGACGCCGACCACGTCTCCGCCGCCTGCGACGAGACCACCGCCCGCGCCCAGATCGTGGCCGTGTGGGACGCGTTCGGCGTGCGGGGCGACATCGAGGCGCTGGACGCCGCCGCGGGCGAGGTGCTGCCCGAGGCGAGCCTGCGCTCCGACGCGTACCTCACCCACCCCGTCTTCCACGCCCACCGCTCCGAGACGGCGATGCTGCGCTACCTGCGCAGGCTCGCCGACCGGGACTACGCGCTCGACCGCGGCATGATCCCGCTCGGCTCCTGCACCATGAAGCTGAACGCGACCACCGAGATGGAGCCGGTGACCTGGCCCGAGTTCGGCCAGATCCACCCCTTCGCGCCGGTCGACCAGGCCCAGGGCTATCTGACCCTGATCCGTGAGCTGGAGGAGCGCCTCGCCGAGGTCACCGGCTACGACAAGGTCTCCATCCAGCCCAACGCGGGTTCGCAGGGCGAGCTGGCCGGCCTGCTCGCCGTCCGCGCGTACCACCGCGCCAACGGCGACACGCAGCGCACCATCTGCCTGATCCCGTCCTCCGCGCACGGCACCAACGCCGCCAGCGCCGTGATGGCCGGGATGAAGGTCGTGGTCGTCAAGACCGCCGACGACGGCGAGATCGACGTCGAGGACCTGCGCGCCAAGATCGAGCAGTACCGCGACCAGCTGTCCGTCCTGATGATCACCTACCCGTCCACGCACGGCGTGTTCGAGGAGCACGTCGCGGACATCTGCGCCCAGGTCCACGAGGCCGGCGGCCAGGTGTACGTCGACGGCGCCAACCTCAACGCGCTGGTCGGCCTGGCGAAGCCCGGCGAGTTCGGCGGCGACGTCTCGCACCTGAACCTGCACAAGACGTTCTGCATCCCGCACGGCGGCGGTGGCCCCGGCGTCGGCCCGGTCGGCGTGCGCGAGCACCTCGCCCCCTACCTGCCCAACCACCCGCTCCAGCCGAGCGCGGGCCCGGACACCGGGGTCGGCCCGATCTCGGCCGCCCCGTGGGGCTCGGCCGGCATCCTGCCGATCTCCTGGGCGTACGTCCGGCTCATGGGCGGCGAGGGCCTCAAGCGCGCCACGCAGGTCGCCGTCCTCGCGGCCAACTACATCGCCAAGCGCCTGGAGCCGCACTACCCGGTGCTCTACACCGGCCCGGCCGGGCTCGTCGCCCACGAGTGCATCGTGGACCTGCGCCCGATCTCCAAGGCGACCGGCGTCAGCGTCGACGACATCGCCAAGCGTCTGATCGACTACGGCTTCCACGCCCCGACCATGTCGTTCCCGGTGGCCGGCACCCTGATGATCGAGCCGACCGAGAGCGAGGACCTGACCGAGCTCGACCGGTTCTGCGACACGATGATCGCGATCCGCGGTGAGATCGAGAAGGTCGCGTCGGGCGAGTGGCCCGCGGACGACAACCCGCTGCGCAACGCCCCGCACACGGCGGCCGCGCTGGGCGGCGAGTGGACGCACGCGTACAGCCGGGAGGATGCGGTGTTCCCGGCCGGGGTCGTCGCCTCCGACAAGTACTGGCCGCCGGTGCGCCGGATCGACGGCGCGTTCGGCGA
Proteins encoded in this window:
- the gcvP gene encoding aminomethyl-transferring glycine dehydrogenase, translated to MTANRIPLSVLEQGIPFEQRHIGPDEEARAKMLAQVGYGSLDELTAAAVPDVIKSAEALGLPGARTEAEVLAELRSLADRNQVLAPMIGLGYHGTFTPPVILRNVMENPAWYTAYTPYQPEISQGRLEALLNFQTMVADLTGLPTSGASLLDEGTAAAEAMSLARRVGKVKKGVFLIDADALPQTIAVIETRAEPTGVEVVVADLSDGIPAEIAERGVFGVLLQYPGASGAVRDIKPVIDQAHELGAIVTVSADLLALTLLTSPGELGADIAVGTTQRFGVPMGFGGPHAGYMAVRDTFARSLPGRLVGVSVDADGNKAYRLALQTREQHIRREKATSNICTAQVLLAVMAGMYAVYHGPDGLQQIAQRVHRYAVVLADGLRAGGVDVVHDTFFDTVTVRVPGRAAEAVAAARENGVNLRLVDADHVSAACDETTARAQIVAVWDAFGVRGDIEALDAAAGEVLPEASLRSDAYLTHPVFHAHRSETAMLRYLRRLADRDYALDRGMIPLGSCTMKLNATTEMEPVTWPEFGQIHPFAPVDQAQGYLTLIRELEERLAEVTGYDKVSIQPNAGSQGELAGLLAVRAYHRANGDTQRTICLIPSSAHGTNAASAVMAGMKVVVVKTADDGEIDVEDLRAKIEQYRDQLSVLMITYPSTHGVFEEHVADICAQVHEAGGQVYVDGANLNALVGLAKPGEFGGDVSHLNLHKTFCIPHGGGGPGVGPVGVREHLAPYLPNHPLQPSAGPDTGVGPISAAPWGSAGILPISWAYVRLMGGEGLKRATQVAVLAANYIAKRLEPHYPVLYTGPAGLVAHECIVDLRPISKATGVSVDDIAKRLIDYGFHAPTMSFPVAGTLMIEPTESEDLTELDRFCDTMIAIRGEIEKVASGEWPADDNPLRNAPHTAAALGGEWTHAYSREDAVFPAGVVASDKYWPPVRRIDGAFGDRNLVCSCPPLDEYDA
- a CDS encoding PRC-barrel domain-containing protein; translation: MQTDIDPRSLIGRKAFDRNGHKIGTIDEVYLDDATGVPEWAAVRTGLFSRDAFVPLEPSDLADDGLHVPYERALIKDAPDFGVGRHLSPEQELQLYHHYGLALPPPPSSDRDFGRLAGQED
- a CDS encoding DNA polymerase IV, producing the protein MRTAPTILHLDMDAFFAAAEQAAKPSLRGKPVVVGGLGPRGVVATASYEARRFGVHSAMPMAQARRLAPNAAYLVPRFSLYRAVSDQVMELLRGLSPLVEPLSLDEAFVDLEAGGSAHDAATAREAGERLRRDIRAVTGLTGSVGLAGSKMIAKIASEEAKPDGLVLIEPGTERDLLDPKSVRILPGVGPATGEHLRRAGMTTVADLAAAGEDELVRLLGKAHGESLYRMALGYDDRPVVAERDAKSVSVEDTFDVDLHDRVRVRTEVERLAERCVRRLRAAGRSGRTVVLKVRRYDFSTLTRSETLRGPTDDPVVVREAAARLLESVDTTGGVRLLGVGVTGLADFTQEDLFAQAAAERAEAEQAEAERGAPAGVAAGADPAGAGPGGAGAPVGPEAVAGDAVDAAEGGRVAGAAVGTGGAQEPSAVAGDGEARTWMAGQDVRHAEYGPGWVQGSGLGRVTVRFEEPGSSQPGRVRTFRAGDPDLEPSDPLPLVPGQSSWPASLPKSRSEEGGGGSASP